One Solea senegalensis isolate Sse05_10M linkage group LG13, IFAPA_SoseM_1, whole genome shotgun sequence DNA segment encodes these proteins:
- the aff4 gene encoding AF4/FMR2 family member 4 isoform X3 produces MSNMNREDRNVLRMKERERRNQEIQQGGGEAFPANSPLFPEPYKVSSKEDKLSSRIQSMLGNYDEMKEPIGDTLPKLGGKPSNSSSSSEEKSGPPLFGGDQRGVSSGGSGQNSKWTPVGPAAGGSSSQSQKRSGLQGGHGSQRNNGGSSSSSSSSVSQRHGGEVREKKSSKHSGGSDHSKTHTSSPAKGSLSSSSSNSHSRNSLSAEQHHSKERYRSKSPRDREANWDSPSRVHPSFTSGQHSSQAFPPSLMSKPGSMLQKPTAYVRPMDGQETAEPKSSQAESYSGQSHSSTMGEMKSNGKASLSKLKIPSQPVEGSGDANCVDEILKEMTQSWPPPLTAIHTPCKTEPSKFPFPTKDSHPFPSGHKRGSSSKSSSSHQSKACDDQPTMLEDDLKLSSSEDSDVEQDPAKNASRNTSASNNSEGAEQSRDDSSSHSGSESSSGSDSESESSTTDSEANEPPRPASPEPEQPMANKWQLDNWFKKAKQCSPASPVDNNNVPTKCKKEGRDNGSGRGYGSQGGGSKDSVAPTPSRDLRAAQKGAEGGRGRQKSPAQSEGGANPRIRVGKKQPKKSEKPPVVEEPKGGLRVESEPAPEIPPHRPKAATKGSRKPSIKKEPKSSPRPTTAAVTSTVDKRKPKAPTKTSQQKSREFVDTDSSSSDSEGNDSIPSSSQTPKYTESIRTPVCVFSPMEEKELLSPLSDPEERYPARQPQQQVLLVKIDLSLLSRIPGRPYKEPAEIKVERDDSLDRDSKDFSKQTEKSSSKAKRKHKTEEEGGTKPESKRCKLEDKTVSHHKNSSKESKRSLEKKEEPVPSPSMSGLQRTPKAEHPSRKRTVSQSSTSLSSGTGSGKEGSHSTKGNSTSKHRKGEDKGRSTRDGKEKSSKGCDNQLAVPPLSMDGSKSQRSKLVFEDRVHSADHYLQEAKKLKHNADALLDRFEKAVYYLDAVVSFIECGNALEKSAQEAKSPFPMYAETVELIKYTMKLKSYMAPDATSADKRLAVLCLRCQSLLYLRLFKLRKDSALKYSKTLTEHLKNSLSNTQAPSPGMGNKAAGMPSPVSPKLSPGTAGSYSSVSSSSSSTSSSVTIPQRIHQMAASYVQVTSNFLYATEVWEQAEQLSKEQKADFFLELDKVMGPLIFNTSSMTELVRYTRQGLHWLRLDAKLIP; encoded by the exons TCCAGCAAGGAAGATAAACTGTCCAGCCGTATTCAAAGCATGCTGGGCAATTACGACGAGATGAAAGAACCGATTGGTGACACACTTCCAAAGCTTGGTGGTAAACCTTCTAACAGCTCGTCTTCCTCTGAGGAGAAATCAGGCCCACCTTTGTTTGGCGGGGACCAGCGTGGTGTCAGTAGCGGTGGCAGTGGCCAGAACAGTAAGTGGACTCCTGTTGGTCCCGCAGCAGGTGGATCTTCATCCCAATCCCAGAAACGCTCAGGACTCCAGGGTGGGCACGGCAGCCAGAGGAACAACGGtggcagtagcagtagcagcagcagcagcgttagcCAAAGACACGGAGGGGAGGTGCGGGAAAAGAAATCGAGTAAACACAGTGGAGGGTCTGACcactcaaagacacacacgtCAAGTCCAGCCAAGGGCTCGCTGAGTTCCTCCAGCAGCAACAGCCACTCACGAAACTCCTTGTCTGCTGAGCAGCACCATAGCAAAGAGCGCTACCGCTCCAAGTCTCCACGAGACAGAGAGGCCAACTGGGACTCACCCTCGCGGGTTCACCCCTCATTCACGAGTGGACAGCACTCGAGTCAGGCCTTTCCCCCATCTCTCATGTCCAAACCTGGCTCCATGCTGCAGAAGCCCACAGCCTACGTGCGTCCTATGGACGGCCAGGAAACTGCAGAACCCAAGAGTTCACAAGCAGAGAGCTACAGCGGCCAGTCGCACAGCAGCACTATGGGAGAGATGAAGTCAAATGGCAAAGCCTCGCTTTCTAAACTCAAGATCCCTTCTCAGCCTGTGGAG ggCTCCGGCGATGCCAACTGTGTCGATGAAATTCTTAAG gaaATGACTCAGTCCTGGCCTCCTCCACTGACAGCCATCCACACCCCCTGCAAAACAGAGCCCTCCAAGTTTCCATTCCCTACCAAG GACTCTCATCCTTTTCCAAGTGGACACA AGCGAGGCAGTTCTTCCAAGAGCTCCAGCAGCCACCAGTCCAAAGCTTGTGATGACCAACCCAC TATGCTCGAAGATGACCTGAAGCTGAGCAGCAGTGAAGATAGTGATGTAGAACAGGACCCTGCCAAGAATGCCTCAAGGAACACGTCAGCAAG CAATAACAGTGAAGGAGCGGAGCAGTCACGGGACGACTCCAGCAGCCACAGCGGCTCAGAGAGCAGCTCGGGCTCAGACAGCGAGAGCGAAAGCAGCACGACAGACAGTGAAGCCAACGAGCCCCCGCGGCCCGCCTCTCCTGAA CCTGAACAACCCATGGCCAATAAGTGGCAGCTGGACAACTGGTTCAAGAAAGCCAAGCAGTGCTCCCCAGCTTCCCCAGTGGACAACAATAATGTTCCAACAAAGTGCAAGAAAGAGGGCAGGGACAATGGCTCAGGGCGTGGCTATGGCAGCCAGGGAGGCGGGTCAAAAGACTCAGTAGCACCTACACCCAGCAGGGACCTACGGGCGGCACAAAAAGGTGCAGAGGGAGGACGTGGTCGGCAAAAATCCCCCGCCCAGAGTGAGGGTGGCGCAAATCCGCGCATTCGTGTGGGTAAAAAACAGCCCAAAAAATCTGAGAAGCCCCCAGTGGTGGAGGAACCCAAGGGAGGCTTGCGAGTGGAGAGCGAGCCAGCTCCTGAGATACCCCCCCATCGGCCCAAAGCTGCTACCAAGGGTTCCCGCAAACCAAGTATCAAAAAAGAGCCCAAATCCTCGCCAAGGCCCACCACGGCTGCAGTCACCAGCACTGTAGATAAACGGAAGCCCAAGGCACCGACCAAGACCTCGCAGCAGAAGTCTCGTGAGTTTGTCGACACGGACTCGTCGTCGTCAGACTCTGAGGGGAATGACAGCATCCCGTCGTCGTCGCAGACGCCCAAGTACACAGAGAGTATCAGAACgccggtgtgtgtgttttctccaatGGAGGAAAAAGAGCTGTTGTCTCCACTGAGTGACCCTGAGGAGCGCTACCCTGCGCGGCAGCCACAACAGCAGGTTTTATTAGTGAAAATAG ATCTCAGTTTGCTGTCGAGGATCCCAGGGCGGCCCTACAAGGAGCCCGCAGAGATAAAAGTGGAGAGGGACGACTCTCTTGACAGGGACAGCAAAGACTTCAGCAAGCAGACTGAGAAGAGTTCTAGCAAGGCCAAGAGGAAACACAAG ACTGAAGAAGAAGGCGGCACCAAGCCAGAGAGCAAGCGATGCAAGCTTGAGGATAAAACTGTCTCTCATCATAAAAACAGCAGTAAAGA GTCTAAGAGGTCTTTGGAGAAAAAAGAGGAGCCAGTGCCTTCTCCATCCATGTCAGGTCTGCAGCGGACGCCCAAGGCAGAGCATCCGAGTCGAAAGAGGACAGTGAGCCAGTCCTCCACCTCTTTGTCCAGtgggacaggaagtggaaagGAGGGGAGCCATAGCACCAAAGGCAACTCAACCTCCAAACACAGAAAAGGGGAGGACAAGGGACGGAGCACACGCGACGGCAAG GAAAAATCCTCAAAGGGCTGTGATAACCAGCTGGCCGTGCCTCCACTCTCCATGGACGGCTCCAAGTCTCAGAGATCCAAGCTGGTGTTTGAGGACAG GGTCCATTCAGCTGATCACTACTTGCAGGAAGCCAAGAAACTGAAACACAATGCAGATGCACTG TTGGACCGTTTCGAGAAGGCCGTTTACTACCTGGACGCGGTGGTGTCTTTTATTGAATGTGGTAACGCTCTGGAGAAGAGCGCCCAAGAGGCAAAGTCTCCCTTCCCCATGTATGCTGAAACTGTGGAGCTCATCAA ATACACTATGAAGTTAAAAAGCTACATGGCCCCTGATGCTACGTCAGCAGACAAGAGGCTCGCTGTGCTGTG cCTACGGTGCCAGTCCCTCCTCTACCTGCGGTTATTCAAGCTGAGGAAAGACAGCGCACTAAAATACTCCAAAACACTCACAGAACACTTAAag aatTCACTGAGTAACACCCAGGCTCCCTCTCCTGGAATGGGAAA TAAGGCAGCGGGCATGCCATCTCCAGTGTCTCCCAAACTGTCCCCGGGAACAGCCGGCAGCTACTCGTCAgtcagtagcagcagcagcagcaccagctcGTCGGTAACGATACCTCAGCGTATCCACCAGATGGCTGCCAGCTACGTCCAGGTCACCTCCAACTTCCTGTATGCCACCGAGGTGTGGGAACAAGCCGAGCAACTATCCAAGGAGCAGAAAG CAGACTTCTTCTTGGAGTTGGACAAGGTGATGGGTCCTCTGATCTTCAACACCAGCAGTATGACAGAACTGGTGCGTTACACGCGGCAGGGCCTCCACTGGCTGCGCCTGGACGCAAAGCTTATTCCCTAG
- the aff4 gene encoding AF4/FMR2 family member 4 isoform X2 — protein sequence MASQSGNMNREDRNVLRMKERERRNQEIQQGGGEAFPANSPLFPEPYKVSSKEDKLSSRIQSMLGNYDEMKEPIGDTLPKLGGKPSNSSSSSEEKSGPPLFGGDQRGVSSGGSGQNSKWTPVGPAAGGSSSQSQKRSGLQGGHGSQRNNGGSSSSSSSSVSQRHGGEVREKKSSKHSGGSDHSKTHTSSPAKGSLSSSSSNSHSRNSLSAEQHHSKERYRSKSPRDREANWDSPSRVHPSFTSGQHSSQAFPPSLMSKPGSMLQKPTAYVRPMDGQETAEPKSSQAESYSGQSHSSTMGEMKSNGKASLSKLKIPSQPVEGSGDANCVDEILKEMTQSWPPPLTAIHTPCKTEPSKFPFPTKDSHPFPSGHKRGSSSKSSSSHQSKACDDQPTMLEDDLKLSSSEDSDVEQDPAKNASRNTSASNNSEGAEQSRDDSSSHSGSESSSGSDSESESSTTDSEANEPPRPASPEPEQPMANKWQLDNWFKKAKQCSPASPVDNNNVPTKCKKEGRDNGSGRGYGSQGGGSKDSVAPTPSRDLRAAQKGAEGGRGRQKSPAQSEGGANPRIRVGKKQPKKSEKPPVVEEPKGGLRVESEPAPEIPPHRPKAATKGSRKPSIKKEPKSSPRPTTAAVTSTVDKRKPKAPTKTSQQKSREFVDTDSSSSDSEGNDSIPSSSQTPKYTESIRTPVCVFSPMEEKELLSPLSDPEERYPARQPQQQVLLVKIDLSLLSRIPGRPYKEPAEIKVERDDSLDRDSKDFSKQTEKSSSKAKRKHKTEEEGGTKPESKRCKLEDKTVSHHKNSSKESKRSLEKKEEPVPSPSMSGLQRTPKAEHPSRKRTVSQSSTSLSSGTGSGKEGSHSTKGNSTSKHRKGEDKGRSTRDGKEKSSKGCDNQLAVPPLSMDGSKSQRSKLVFEDRVHSADHYLQEAKKLKHNADALLDRFEKAVYYLDAVVSFIECGNALEKSAQEAKSPFPMYAETVELIKYTMKLKSYMAPDATSADKRLAVLCLRCQSLLYLRLFKLRKDSALKYSKTLTEHLKNSLSNTQAPSPGMGNKAAGMPSPVSPKLSPGTAGSYSSVSSSSSSTSSSVTIPQRIHQMAASYVQVTSNFLYATEVWEQAEQLSKEQKDFFLELDKVMGPLIFNTSSMTELVRYTRQGLHWLRLDAKLIP from the exons TCCAGCAAGGAAGATAAACTGTCCAGCCGTATTCAAAGCATGCTGGGCAATTACGACGAGATGAAAGAACCGATTGGTGACACACTTCCAAAGCTTGGTGGTAAACCTTCTAACAGCTCGTCTTCCTCTGAGGAGAAATCAGGCCCACCTTTGTTTGGCGGGGACCAGCGTGGTGTCAGTAGCGGTGGCAGTGGCCAGAACAGTAAGTGGACTCCTGTTGGTCCCGCAGCAGGTGGATCTTCATCCCAATCCCAGAAACGCTCAGGACTCCAGGGTGGGCACGGCAGCCAGAGGAACAACGGtggcagtagcagtagcagcagcagcagcgttagcCAAAGACACGGAGGGGAGGTGCGGGAAAAGAAATCGAGTAAACACAGTGGAGGGTCTGACcactcaaagacacacacgtCAAGTCCAGCCAAGGGCTCGCTGAGTTCCTCCAGCAGCAACAGCCACTCACGAAACTCCTTGTCTGCTGAGCAGCACCATAGCAAAGAGCGCTACCGCTCCAAGTCTCCACGAGACAGAGAGGCCAACTGGGACTCACCCTCGCGGGTTCACCCCTCATTCACGAGTGGACAGCACTCGAGTCAGGCCTTTCCCCCATCTCTCATGTCCAAACCTGGCTCCATGCTGCAGAAGCCCACAGCCTACGTGCGTCCTATGGACGGCCAGGAAACTGCAGAACCCAAGAGTTCACAAGCAGAGAGCTACAGCGGCCAGTCGCACAGCAGCACTATGGGAGAGATGAAGTCAAATGGCAAAGCCTCGCTTTCTAAACTCAAGATCCCTTCTCAGCCTGTGGAG ggCTCCGGCGATGCCAACTGTGTCGATGAAATTCTTAAG gaaATGACTCAGTCCTGGCCTCCTCCACTGACAGCCATCCACACCCCCTGCAAAACAGAGCCCTCCAAGTTTCCATTCCCTACCAAG GACTCTCATCCTTTTCCAAGTGGACACA AGCGAGGCAGTTCTTCCAAGAGCTCCAGCAGCCACCAGTCCAAAGCTTGTGATGACCAACCCAC TATGCTCGAAGATGACCTGAAGCTGAGCAGCAGTGAAGATAGTGATGTAGAACAGGACCCTGCCAAGAATGCCTCAAGGAACACGTCAGCAAG CAATAACAGTGAAGGAGCGGAGCAGTCACGGGACGACTCCAGCAGCCACAGCGGCTCAGAGAGCAGCTCGGGCTCAGACAGCGAGAGCGAAAGCAGCACGACAGACAGTGAAGCCAACGAGCCCCCGCGGCCCGCCTCTCCTGAA CCTGAACAACCCATGGCCAATAAGTGGCAGCTGGACAACTGGTTCAAGAAAGCCAAGCAGTGCTCCCCAGCTTCCCCAGTGGACAACAATAATGTTCCAACAAAGTGCAAGAAAGAGGGCAGGGACAATGGCTCAGGGCGTGGCTATGGCAGCCAGGGAGGCGGGTCAAAAGACTCAGTAGCACCTACACCCAGCAGGGACCTACGGGCGGCACAAAAAGGTGCAGAGGGAGGACGTGGTCGGCAAAAATCCCCCGCCCAGAGTGAGGGTGGCGCAAATCCGCGCATTCGTGTGGGTAAAAAACAGCCCAAAAAATCTGAGAAGCCCCCAGTGGTGGAGGAACCCAAGGGAGGCTTGCGAGTGGAGAGCGAGCCAGCTCCTGAGATACCCCCCCATCGGCCCAAAGCTGCTACCAAGGGTTCCCGCAAACCAAGTATCAAAAAAGAGCCCAAATCCTCGCCAAGGCCCACCACGGCTGCAGTCACCAGCACTGTAGATAAACGGAAGCCCAAGGCACCGACCAAGACCTCGCAGCAGAAGTCTCGTGAGTTTGTCGACACGGACTCGTCGTCGTCAGACTCTGAGGGGAATGACAGCATCCCGTCGTCGTCGCAGACGCCCAAGTACACAGAGAGTATCAGAACgccggtgtgtgtgttttctccaatGGAGGAAAAAGAGCTGTTGTCTCCACTGAGTGACCCTGAGGAGCGCTACCCTGCGCGGCAGCCACAACAGCAGGTTTTATTAGTGAAAATAG ATCTCAGTTTGCTGTCGAGGATCCCAGGGCGGCCCTACAAGGAGCCCGCAGAGATAAAAGTGGAGAGGGACGACTCTCTTGACAGGGACAGCAAAGACTTCAGCAAGCAGACTGAGAAGAGTTCTAGCAAGGCCAAGAGGAAACACAAG ACTGAAGAAGAAGGCGGCACCAAGCCAGAGAGCAAGCGATGCAAGCTTGAGGATAAAACTGTCTCTCATCATAAAAACAGCAGTAAAGA GTCTAAGAGGTCTTTGGAGAAAAAAGAGGAGCCAGTGCCTTCTCCATCCATGTCAGGTCTGCAGCGGACGCCCAAGGCAGAGCATCCGAGTCGAAAGAGGACAGTGAGCCAGTCCTCCACCTCTTTGTCCAGtgggacaggaagtggaaagGAGGGGAGCCATAGCACCAAAGGCAACTCAACCTCCAAACACAGAAAAGGGGAGGACAAGGGACGGAGCACACGCGACGGCAAG GAAAAATCCTCAAAGGGCTGTGATAACCAGCTGGCCGTGCCTCCACTCTCCATGGACGGCTCCAAGTCTCAGAGATCCAAGCTGGTGTTTGAGGACAG GGTCCATTCAGCTGATCACTACTTGCAGGAAGCCAAGAAACTGAAACACAATGCAGATGCACTG TTGGACCGTTTCGAGAAGGCCGTTTACTACCTGGACGCGGTGGTGTCTTTTATTGAATGTGGTAACGCTCTGGAGAAGAGCGCCCAAGAGGCAAAGTCTCCCTTCCCCATGTATGCTGAAACTGTGGAGCTCATCAA ATACACTATGAAGTTAAAAAGCTACATGGCCCCTGATGCTACGTCAGCAGACAAGAGGCTCGCTGTGCTGTG cCTACGGTGCCAGTCCCTCCTCTACCTGCGGTTATTCAAGCTGAGGAAAGACAGCGCACTAAAATACTCCAAAACACTCACAGAACACTTAAag aatTCACTGAGTAACACCCAGGCTCCCTCTCCTGGAATGGGAAA TAAGGCAGCGGGCATGCCATCTCCAGTGTCTCCCAAACTGTCCCCGGGAACAGCCGGCAGCTACTCGTCAgtcagtagcagcagcagcagcaccagctcGTCGGTAACGATACCTCAGCGTATCCACCAGATGGCTGCCAGCTACGTCCAGGTCACCTCCAACTTCCTGTATGCCACCGAGGTGTGGGAACAAGCCGAGCAACTATCCAAGGAGCAGAAAG ACTTCTTCTTGGAGTTGGACAAGGTGATGGGTCCTCTGATCTTCAACACCAGCAGTATGACAGAACTGGTGCGTTACACGCGGCAGGGCCTCCACTGGCTGCGCCTGGACGCAAAGCTTATTCCCTAG
- the aff4 gene encoding AF4/FMR2 family member 4 isoform X5, whose product MASQSGNMNREDRNVLRMKERERRNQEIQQGGGEAFPANSPLFPEPYKVSSKEDKLSSRIQSMLGNYDEMKEPIGDTLPKLGGKPSNSSSSSEEKSGPPLFGGDQRGVSSGGSGQNSKWTPVGPAAGGSSSQSQKRSGLQGGHGSQRNNGGSSSSSSSSVSQRHGGEVREKKSSKHSGGSDHSKTHTSSPAKGSLSSSSSNSHSRNSLSAEQHHSKERYRSKSPRDREANWDSPSRVHPSFTSGQHSSQAFPPSLMSKPGSMLQKPTAYVRPMDGQETAEPKSSQAESYSGQSHSSTMGEMKSNGKASLSKLKIPSQPVEGSGDANCVDEILKEMTQSWPPPLTAIHTPCKTEPSKFPFPTKDSHPFPSGHKRGSSSKSSSSHQSKACDDQPTNNSEGAEQSRDDSSSHSGSESSSGSDSESESSTTDSEANEPPRPASPEPEQPMANKWQLDNWFKKAKQCSPASPVDNNNVPTKCKKEGRDNGSGRGYGSQGGGSKDSVAPTPSRDLRAAQKGAEGGRGRQKSPAQSEGGANPRIRVGKKQPKKSEKPPVVEEPKGGLRVESEPAPEIPPHRPKAATKGSRKPSIKKEPKSSPRPTTAAVTSTVDKRKPKAPTKTSQQKSREFVDTDSSSSDSEGNDSIPSSSQTPKYTESIRTPVCVFSPMEEKELLSPLSDPEERYPARQPQQQVLLVKIDLSLLSRIPGRPYKEPAEIKVERDDSLDRDSKDFSKQTEKSSSKAKRKHKTEEEGGTKPESKRCKLEDKTVSHHKNSSKESKRSLEKKEEPVPSPSMSGLQRTPKAEHPSRKRTVSQSSTSLSSGTGSGKEGSHSTKGNSTSKHRKGEDKGRSTRDGKEKSSKGCDNQLAVPPLSMDGSKSQRSKLVFEDRVHSADHYLQEAKKLKHNADALLDRFEKAVYYLDAVVSFIECGNALEKSAQEAKSPFPMYAETVELIKYTMKLKSYMAPDATSADKRLAVLCLRCQSLLYLRLFKLRKDSALKYSKTLTEHLKNSLSNTQAPSPGMGNKAAGMPSPVSPKLSPGTAGSYSSVSSSSSSTSSSVTIPQRIHQMAASYVQVTSNFLYATEVWEQAEQLSKEQKADFFLELDKVMGPLIFNTSSMTELVRYTRQGLHWLRLDAKLIP is encoded by the exons TCCAGCAAGGAAGATAAACTGTCCAGCCGTATTCAAAGCATGCTGGGCAATTACGACGAGATGAAAGAACCGATTGGTGACACACTTCCAAAGCTTGGTGGTAAACCTTCTAACAGCTCGTCTTCCTCTGAGGAGAAATCAGGCCCACCTTTGTTTGGCGGGGACCAGCGTGGTGTCAGTAGCGGTGGCAGTGGCCAGAACAGTAAGTGGACTCCTGTTGGTCCCGCAGCAGGTGGATCTTCATCCCAATCCCAGAAACGCTCAGGACTCCAGGGTGGGCACGGCAGCCAGAGGAACAACGGtggcagtagcagtagcagcagcagcagcgttagcCAAAGACACGGAGGGGAGGTGCGGGAAAAGAAATCGAGTAAACACAGTGGAGGGTCTGACcactcaaagacacacacgtCAAGTCCAGCCAAGGGCTCGCTGAGTTCCTCCAGCAGCAACAGCCACTCACGAAACTCCTTGTCTGCTGAGCAGCACCATAGCAAAGAGCGCTACCGCTCCAAGTCTCCACGAGACAGAGAGGCCAACTGGGACTCACCCTCGCGGGTTCACCCCTCATTCACGAGTGGACAGCACTCGAGTCAGGCCTTTCCCCCATCTCTCATGTCCAAACCTGGCTCCATGCTGCAGAAGCCCACAGCCTACGTGCGTCCTATGGACGGCCAGGAAACTGCAGAACCCAAGAGTTCACAAGCAGAGAGCTACAGCGGCCAGTCGCACAGCAGCACTATGGGAGAGATGAAGTCAAATGGCAAAGCCTCGCTTTCTAAACTCAAGATCCCTTCTCAGCCTGTGGAG ggCTCCGGCGATGCCAACTGTGTCGATGAAATTCTTAAG gaaATGACTCAGTCCTGGCCTCCTCCACTGACAGCCATCCACACCCCCTGCAAAACAGAGCCCTCCAAGTTTCCATTCCCTACCAAG GACTCTCATCCTTTTCCAAGTGGACACA AGCGAGGCAGTTCTTCCAAGAGCTCCAGCAGCCACCAGTCCAAAGCTTGTGATGACCAACCCAC CAATAACAGTGAAGGAGCGGAGCAGTCACGGGACGACTCCAGCAGCCACAGCGGCTCAGAGAGCAGCTCGGGCTCAGACAGCGAGAGCGAAAGCAGCACGACAGACAGTGAAGCCAACGAGCCCCCGCGGCCCGCCTCTCCTGAA CCTGAACAACCCATGGCCAATAAGTGGCAGCTGGACAACTGGTTCAAGAAAGCCAAGCAGTGCTCCCCAGCTTCCCCAGTGGACAACAATAATGTTCCAACAAAGTGCAAGAAAGAGGGCAGGGACAATGGCTCAGGGCGTGGCTATGGCAGCCAGGGAGGCGGGTCAAAAGACTCAGTAGCACCTACACCCAGCAGGGACCTACGGGCGGCACAAAAAGGTGCAGAGGGAGGACGTGGTCGGCAAAAATCCCCCGCCCAGAGTGAGGGTGGCGCAAATCCGCGCATTCGTGTGGGTAAAAAACAGCCCAAAAAATCTGAGAAGCCCCCAGTGGTGGAGGAACCCAAGGGAGGCTTGCGAGTGGAGAGCGAGCCAGCTCCTGAGATACCCCCCCATCGGCCCAAAGCTGCTACCAAGGGTTCCCGCAAACCAAGTATCAAAAAAGAGCCCAAATCCTCGCCAAGGCCCACCACGGCTGCAGTCACCAGCACTGTAGATAAACGGAAGCCCAAGGCACCGACCAAGACCTCGCAGCAGAAGTCTCGTGAGTTTGTCGACACGGACTCGTCGTCGTCAGACTCTGAGGGGAATGACAGCATCCCGTCGTCGTCGCAGACGCCCAAGTACACAGAGAGTATCAGAACgccggtgtgtgtgttttctccaatGGAGGAAAAAGAGCTGTTGTCTCCACTGAGTGACCCTGAGGAGCGCTACCCTGCGCGGCAGCCACAACAGCAGGTTTTATTAGTGAAAATAG ATCTCAGTTTGCTGTCGAGGATCCCAGGGCGGCCCTACAAGGAGCCCGCAGAGATAAAAGTGGAGAGGGACGACTCTCTTGACAGGGACAGCAAAGACTTCAGCAAGCAGACTGAGAAGAGTTCTAGCAAGGCCAAGAGGAAACACAAG ACTGAAGAAGAAGGCGGCACCAAGCCAGAGAGCAAGCGATGCAAGCTTGAGGATAAAACTGTCTCTCATCATAAAAACAGCAGTAAAGA GTCTAAGAGGTCTTTGGAGAAAAAAGAGGAGCCAGTGCCTTCTCCATCCATGTCAGGTCTGCAGCGGACGCCCAAGGCAGAGCATCCGAGTCGAAAGAGGACAGTGAGCCAGTCCTCCACCTCTTTGTCCAGtgggacaggaagtggaaagGAGGGGAGCCATAGCACCAAAGGCAACTCAACCTCCAAACACAGAAAAGGGGAGGACAAGGGACGGAGCACACGCGACGGCAAG GAAAAATCCTCAAAGGGCTGTGATAACCAGCTGGCCGTGCCTCCACTCTCCATGGACGGCTCCAAGTCTCAGAGATCCAAGCTGGTGTTTGAGGACAG GGTCCATTCAGCTGATCACTACTTGCAGGAAGCCAAGAAACTGAAACACAATGCAGATGCACTG TTGGACCGTTTCGAGAAGGCCGTTTACTACCTGGACGCGGTGGTGTCTTTTATTGAATGTGGTAACGCTCTGGAGAAGAGCGCCCAAGAGGCAAAGTCTCCCTTCCCCATGTATGCTGAAACTGTGGAGCTCATCAA ATACACTATGAAGTTAAAAAGCTACATGGCCCCTGATGCTACGTCAGCAGACAAGAGGCTCGCTGTGCTGTG cCTACGGTGCCAGTCCCTCCTCTACCTGCGGTTATTCAAGCTGAGGAAAGACAGCGCACTAAAATACTCCAAAACACTCACAGAACACTTAAag aatTCACTGAGTAACACCCAGGCTCCCTCTCCTGGAATGGGAAA TAAGGCAGCGGGCATGCCATCTCCAGTGTCTCCCAAACTGTCCCCGGGAACAGCCGGCAGCTACTCGTCAgtcagtagcagcagcagcagcaccagctcGTCGGTAACGATACCTCAGCGTATCCACCAGATGGCTGCCAGCTACGTCCAGGTCACCTCCAACTTCCTGTATGCCACCGAGGTGTGGGAACAAGCCGAGCAACTATCCAAGGAGCAGAAAG CAGACTTCTTCTTGGAGTTGGACAAGGTGATGGGTCCTCTGATCTTCAACACCAGCAGTATGACAGAACTGGTGCGTTACACGCGGCAGGGCCTCCACTGGCTGCGCCTGGACGCAAAGCTTATTCCCTAG